AGTAAAATTTCGGCCATAGGGAGGGAGTCAGGTGAAGAAGGAGACATCTGGACCCGAACGGGTTGAAACGGGTATTTCATGGAGCAATTCGGGTCGCCCATGAGCAAGTCGGGTTGAAATCCGCCGGATTGCAAATCAGTCCAATAGGAACGTGCCACGTCATCGTATTAACGCCCAACAGGACAAATTTGACCGCGCTAGGTCCACGTAGGCGTGACAGTAATGGTCAGTTAGATTTAGGACCAATGTTGACACTTTTTGAAATCTTATAGGACTTGGTTACCCCTTGTAAAACTTTTAGGACTTAAAGTCAAAAAATACCAAACATATAAGACCAATAGTGTcattttcctaaaattaataacacaattattaatttttcattttttaaatttttgaacgattcaattcaatttttaatactaaattatctcaactattcatttctttttctcataattcaacaatacaatcattacaaaccaattaaaatcaaaattcaattctatttaactctaaaatcaaacacaccaaGTGTTTTGCGGTGTCTTGCAAAATTGCATGACgatctaaaaatataatacaGCGATAAAGATTGAATGTGTAAGATATTTAAGAAAagaagggagaaaaaaaagagaagatggTCCTATCATATTCATGAATATACTGGCTTGATCAGGAATTAAtggcccgtttgttttcagggttaaaatcacaaaactttaactttaattttaactcaacccactacacaataaaaatacacatttctcaagtaaaaaattttaactttaactttaactcaacacactacacaacatttatcttttttcataataaaaatcaaaattattttaactctgaaaccaaacacaccgtAAATCTTTTTCAACTAATTTTATTCTTCATTtatgtttttcttcttcaaatatCAACAGCCATTCGtacatttaaatttaaaaaaaaagcacaaagAAAGTTGAGAGACATAGGACTAATTCGAGAATCGagtgagagagggagagagaagtattttattatataggaGGATATCCAATTATTATGCACATATTTTGAACgatgtatttttcttttttcgaatGTATATAAcgttaataaaaatattgtatTGTATTGTATTAAAATATACATTAACATACTTAATACATGAACAAATAATACGCTTGTGTGTGAATACATTTATGATGATATCATTGACAGAACAACCTAAAATAGATTACAGTCTATATAGaataatagagaaaatatacTTCGTTAATCTTTCATAAATAATGGATTTaggagaaatttttaaatgttCATATCTCAAAATGATGTAGAGAGGATGAATTAAGAGAATTCTTACAATTAACAACAATCATGACAATTTTCCATGCGATTAACATTGCATTTACGAGTTTGCTACATCttaattgatttttctcacGTCACCTAACGAGGTAGGACCACCGATGAATTTCTCAAGTAAAGTGACATCTCGACGTTAATTGTAGTGATTTCCTTATGAGATGGACTCCCCTTTGTATTGTATATGCATCCGaactttaaaaatattcagtcagaaaaaaataatctgTGTAACGATCACGACCACAGCTCGTCCCCAGGATTTAATATATGTATTGACAAGTCCTGTTTCACTCAATTTAATATACATATCTATAGATATTCTAATCAAAATATTCAGATCTATATCTAGTGCATACGTACCAAACCTGTTCTTAAAAGATAGGattatatgtaatattttatAGTGTACATCTACCATGAGAGCCTCTTCATCGTCAAAGTGGTCCCCGCCATAGTCCTTTTCATGGAACAATGATAGAGCCACCGATAAGCAAATACTTGCAATTACAGGCccagaaaacaaagaaaaataaggaaaagtggcaaatttctcttcaaaaaatttgccctttcttttgggtaTCCCCACCACCACCAGCAGTACCATTAGAGTTCATCAGACTTATGATTTCTTCCTGCAGTCAGTCCCTAGCTGATATGACATGATGCAAATCTTGGCATTTCCTCGTCTTCAGCGATGCCATTATTCAGTCACTTCTCGTACGTCCTTTTCCTTGATTCTGCACAAACCACGCGTTTAGAACCGAGGACCAATTTGGCTCACTAATCAATACCCTTGAAGGTTCTGGAGCTGAGGCTCGAGCTTACGAGTGTCAGAACCTGTAGGGAGTTGTGTTTTCTAGTCTTTTATGAAGATTGGGTTTCGCAACCGCGACGAGGATAAACCTGCCATAGAAGAACTGAAAATCCTGCATGTAAGGGACTCGTATGTGGGCACTTCTGTGTCTTTCATACACACAATCATAGCTTTTTTGGATGTGGGGATGTTGAGGAAATGGATGAAGGGGACTCGGAGGGAGAGACTGAGTAGATGATAGACATTTTTCCATCAAACACTCCCTTCTTTTTGCTCCAAATCCCTCCATCCAAACAAGCCATTAGgcaaggaaagaaaaagttcAGAGTCATGAATTTAATACCTTGCCATTCATTTCCTTCACAGAAAAATTTGCTGACTCTTCGCTAGAAAACCAGATAAACCCGTATCCTAGAGATTGCTCGGATTCTTTATCCCTGATGATTTGAACTGCACCACAACACAGAAATTAGAATGGTTCAAAAAGAAACCAGAGGAAAGAGATGAGACGTTCTCTAGTTCTCCTGATTTCCCAAAATCAGACAAACATCATCGTCAATTAGTTACCATTGTCTATAGAAACATTCACATATGGATTAAGAAAGACGAAGATTGCAGTTTCCTAGAGGAAATTTGCAACGTGTTGGATCTTTGCAACACCATGACGACAAAGGTCGCTTCAAAGTGATGTCAGCAAAAGCATTTTCGGGGAATATATGTTTTACAGGCAGAAACAACTCTACAACATGTGTATGCAAAATGACTGAAAATCATACAGAAaactgaaaatttgaaatgaacATGATCACTACGTTGGGCAAAACTACTTAACAACTAGCAGAAAATTATCTAGCTCCACTAAATTTTATCTCATTAGGACTGTAGGCGTGATGACATTGGTTTACCTCGGGTGACTTCTCCAAACTCCGAAAACGCCTTCTTCAACTGACCCTCCCTTGTCGACCGTGCCAATCCTGCATCAACATTTCTCTGCAGTGTTGTAatggaaaatatatcaaaGCAAGAAAGCCTCCGTAGGCTTTTACTGCAACTGAAGAAGCATTAACCTAATTGTACAGGGTAGGGTCTAATTGCAGAGTGAAAACCAATGTACCTAAATCGCACTTCAGTACATTATGCTAAGCCTGACAATTTATCTATAACCAAAAACTCATCTGAGGAGTTGAATATACGCAACAAAGGCAATCGTCGAAAATGGAATTAGACGGAAGGCCAATAAGGGTGGAAAGATTGATCCTTTCCATGACAActcgacctccgatgtccactCAAAAACCCAGCTTGCGGATTCAGGCAACAATATTTGCAGATATAtgcaattttattaatttaaactaGGCCAGCGGATGAAAAGCTTGCGAATAAAGATGTAAATTTGACATTGCTTTTAATTGAGCTGAAGATTGTTACCTTTTATGAACAGCTTCGGGGAAGGTGACTCTCGTTGCTCCACGGAGGAACTTGAGGCGGGGCAAGAACTGAGCGCTCGAACACTCGAGCGATGATTAATCGCAAATCGAAATTTTGGCGATGGAGAATGTGCATTGCGGGAATTTCGGGTTAGACTTAGGGGTATAGAAATTGAGGGCTTCACAGCTGCAGCAGTGATGGCTGATTGAGGTAATTCGATTGATGAGGAAGACGTCCATGACCATGAGAGCATCATTTGTGTTAGTGAAACTGAAACCCTAATCGGCGTTCTTCGGGGGAAAGTGATTTTGCGGGAAAGGCAAAACAGAACAGCAGCTGGATAATTGCGTAGGTGCCCCTGAAATTTTGGGAGAGGAGCCAACCAATCCTAACGTTCACAATGTTTATCAATTGGCCCCTCAAAAGTTAGCCAAGTTGCAATATATCTGCCTATAGTTTGAAATCAAGGTTGTCGGCAGCACCCTAAGTAGGGGTGCGCATGGGTACAGGGTAGACCTGAAACTGGTTGGACCCTACCACAACGGGTAAGTTATGGGTAGttttaattagaaaaaggGTAGGATTTGAGTAGGAAAATTGAGAACCGGTGAATTTCGATTTCGATTTCGGTTCCTGCAGGATATTCAGAACCGGATGATATTATTGGCCCCTCAAAAGTTAGCCAAGTTGCAATATAGATGCCTATAGTTTGAAATCAAGGTTGTCGGCAGCACCCTAAGTAGGGGTGCGCATGGGTACAGGGTAGACCTGGAACTGGTTGGACCCTACCATAACGGGTAAATTATGGGTAGttttaattagaaaaaggGTAGGGTTTGAGTAGGAAAATTGAGAACCGGTGAATTTCGATTCCGATTTCGGTTCCTGCAGGGTATTTAGAACCGGatgatattattaaaataaaaaagagtaaagttcAACTCCCTATGGCTGTGTCTGAGACTTCCAAATCCCTAATCTACTCTGCCCAATCCCCTCCGCCTCCGACTCTCCAAGACTGCCCAGTCCCCTTCGTCTCCGACTCTCTTTCAAGTTCCCTAAGGCACTACGCGAgggtttccttttctcttcctcttctccaaaACCCTAGTAGTCGGCGGTCGCTTCCTCTGGCCATCCTCTGGTAGACTGGTACGAATCCATCCTCCGCCAAGGATGCGGTTAAAGCTTCTTTGGCCTCTGAGTGATGTGCTTATAGATTCGATTTTTGGTGAGGACAGAAGAGATCAAAATTGGAGATGACGTACCCTATCAAATCTGACTTACTATTGTTGTTGGAAAGAAGGGGTTTGATCACTTTAACGAGTGATTTCAGCGGAGCGGTTTCTAGTGAATGACAATGGTTATTTGGTTCATGCCCAAGTGGAGATTGGCAGCTATTTGTGATTTGAAGCACCATGGGTCTCTACTTGTAAGTCATATTTTGTTTTGAGTTTGATACTCCAGATATTGTTTCTGTTTTCTGAGTTGGACCTGTGCCTTTCAATTTGTGAATGTGAGTTTGATATTCCAAATATTGATATAACGTATACCTTAATTACTTGAATCTCACTACTTAGTGGGAGTGAGTGAGTTGTGGTCAATAGGGTCTAAGCACAACAGATAAAGGCAGGAGTTGATGAGCTTTACTATCCCCTCCGCCTCCAACTCTCCAAGACTGCCCAGTCCCCTTCGTCTCCGACTCTCTTTCAAGTTCCCTAAGGCACTACGCAAgggtttccttttctcttcctcttctccaaaACCCTAGTAGTCGGCGATCGCTTCCTCTGGCCATCCTCTGGTAGACTGGTACGAATCCATCCTCCGCCAAGGATGCGGTTAAAGCTTCTTTGGCCTCTGAGTGATGTGCTTATAGATTCGATTTTTGGTGAGGACAGAAGAGATCAAAATTGGAGATGACGTACCCTATCAAATCTGACTTACTATTGTTGTTGGAAAGAAGGGGTTTGATCACTTTAACGAGTGATTTCAGCGAAGCGGTTTCTAGTGAATGACAATGGTTATTTGGTTCATGCCCAAGTGGAGATTGGCAGCTATTTGTGATTTGAAGCACCATGGGTCTCTACTTGTAAGTCATATTTTGTTTTGAGTTTGATATTCCAGATATTGTTTCTGTTTTCTGAGTTGGACCTGTGCCTTTCAATTTGTGAATGTGAGTTTGATATTCCAAATATTGATATAACGTATACCCTAATTACTTGAATCTCACTACTTAGTGGGAGTGAGTGAGTTGTGGTCAATAGGGTCTAAGCACAACAGATAAAGGCAGGAGTTGATGAGCTTTACTATCCTGATCTAATATTTCCTCTCATTTTCAATgaactttttttcatttttcattttttatttttattttgatgcaTAAGCTTTTCCTTTCATTACTGCCCCAAAACGAATTACATGTAATCGTCAGAATCGGGTCGTCTAACATACTGCCAACCCCAACAAAACCATATGAAACTCACAGGCTAGAGAAATGGATACACACAACCCAACCCCTATGGCCCAGTTAAAGACATTTAGACATCAACATCAATAACCAAACAAGTAGAGAAAGACAGCATAATATTACACTATGCCCCAAGCTGCAATTTCCTTGCCTTCTTCTGTAGATTTCTTACTCCCAACATTCTTCCCTTCATAGCTTGTTTTATATATGGTACTCGGAACTTGTGATATAATACATGTTTCGGGTAGGTTCCGATTCCAAGATTCAGCAGGGTAaggtccggttccaaaatctcgAAATTGATCCCTTACAGGGTAGAGTCCGggtattgtaaaaaaaatagggTACGCGGAACCGATTACCCCTAACCCTAAGTAACTGCCAACACCCCTCATTTGAGGTCGTCAGCACCTAATTATCCAGAGCTCGGACATGAAAGGTGTGCTTTGTAGAAGCTCTACCTTGCTCTGCACATTGCAAAAGCAGGAACTTGGTTTCACGAATCAACCCCTTTTGCATTCCCACTATTAATgagcaaaacaaaacaaagtgAGATAATTGCAAAAGTGCCCTTGAAAATTTGAGCGAGGTGCAAATGTAATCCTAGCGCTTAGACCAttctttttgtttggtttggAGAATGGGCATTTTTAGGGATGGTGATTTGTACCCAACCTATGGGTATCGGCTTCTTCGGACATGTTTGGATCGTTCGCCCCATTCTAAAACAGGTAGAGATCTGTAATATTTCTATTGCGGAGCACAGTACAGGTCAGAACTTGATTTTAATGGAGACCAAGACCCACCggtcattatatataaatacataaatatatattaaatataatacataaatatacattaaaaattaatatatatttatatattaagaaaactatcaaaatatTCCTTGAAATTGTAACAATAACAGCTAACGTGGAGCTAACTGTACCACATGACAGAATATGATTGGACGAGTAGGCCCCACATGATTGGACGATAATAACTAACATGGAGCTAACGGTGCCAGGTGTTACTCGTTCAATCATATTGTGCCATATTGCATAGTTAACTCCCACTAGTTGTTATCTTTATACTTGACGGAATAATTGACATCGTGCTAAAATTGCAACTAAATCTGAAAGTCGTGCATTTatgtgttattttttaaaggtcgtgatatatttaggaaaaaatgtaAAGGTCGTGTATTTATATGCTAATCTACAAAGGTCatgttatattaaaaaaagaaaagaagcaaacGTCATGCATTTTTATACTATTTTCTAAATGTCGTGTTACTTTAGAGAAAAGTGCGAAGGTGGTgcttttttatgtaattaatcCTAGTTAAAATGACCAATCGAAACTTTGATGTGGCCTCCTACGTGCAAATAAGTTGTCATTTAGTTCGTCAAATTCTAAAAAGAACATTCTCTTgcaaaaaaattttagaaatttttgtTATAGAAGGGAGCTCTGGCGGGAAGCTGtctcctccccccccccccccccccccccaaaaaaaaaaaaagctttccCCTCGGCTCTATGAGAGGATCAGAGGGCTCCTCGTAAGTGGAGGGTCGCAACCCCTGCTCTCTTGGATGAACCAACGGGAGAAGGTCGCTGTTGGGGGAGTCCCCCCTTGATTTCCCCCCTAAGCCAAGAGAGTGAGCTTGGGTAGGGGCTCCCCATCGGCAACCTCCCCCACCGACAAGGTCACCAGAGGCTCCTTCGGTGACCATGTCGGTAGGGGAGGTTGCCGGTGGGGAGCCCCCACTTGATCCCTCCTCTCcttattttgttaaaaaatttaaaaggaacttttttcttaaattttgaaaatatctaATGCTGTATTGattatactatttttttttaactaagtTTACTTGACATCGGTAGTCTAGCTAGAAGGCTATATCAGATTTCCATCGCTCAAACTTCATGACGGACCATTTGATAGACAGAATTAAACTTCAAGAGTTATTTTGACGGCAAAAACTTTTTGAGGAGCAAAATGGTGGCCGGTTTAAACTTTGAGGACCATTTTCCGTCTTCCCTCCCTCCAGGCTCCATCGTTTCTCCCCTTCCACTGCCTCCTCCTTCCTTTCTAGCTTCCACTCCACTGGTCGAGTCATTGGCTGCACTGCCTCTCCATCAGTTCCTGTTCCTCACCTCATGGTCCGTGTGCCGCCGAGCAAGGTCCGGAGCTGTTGCTGCCGTTTCCTCCCCTGCTTCGTTGGCATCGTACCATCGCTCGTCCTAAGGCCTGCTGGTGCCTCAGAACAATCCCAGTTCGCTTGCTCTGCAACTCCATGCTtcctgaggaagaagaagcttatGTTGAGATTCATTGTTTCTCGCTCGTTGCGGCGCACGATGCATCAGAGTTTTCATGAGCTCATAGGCCGACATCAGTATCCCTCTCTGCTTCTCATTCCGCTCAAATCCTCGTTAAACTATTTACGCAATTGTCCGACCATCGGGCGGTTTGATAGAGAAAACTGTATCGAGTTCATTTCATCATGAATGCGTAACAATCTTTTGATGTTGTTAGAATGAGCAGGAGTGGAACTACGGTATCAGGTCTGAGTGTTTAGTTCTACTAGAATCGGCAGTGAATTTCCATTTCATGATCAGTTAAtgaataaatttgaattctCCTATCAATTTATCTAATGGTGCGGAGAAATATGTATTGCCATGGTCCAAGGACGGGTTTGATGATTTGCGTGAGCTCGGGAGAAAGTTTTTAGCTCATAAAATTGAGGAATCTATGCGTTCCTATGAGAATGTCCTCAAGCCCCAGCATCCCTTGAATTTCAGCTACTTCCTTCTCCCCTCAATTGAGCTCgttgttttactttttcgTCAATTAAGTCATCATGCAACGTTTTATTTGTTGCATATGTTTCTTCTTGGATCAAAAGTCGTGGTGCATCAAATGGTTTTCGGACAATCACACGCAGCTGAATTCACTAGGGCTGAAAATGACCTCTGCTAATGCAATATGGTAGCTTTTCATTGTTGGTTTTCGGGTAAAAAATAATAGATGTCTCAAATCAgtttcactttttttcactGATCCCGTTTCCTTTTCTATCTAGATTGATATGCATGTGCTGTCTTGCTGATCAGTTAGCAACTACTCATAATTTCCAGTTGTATTGGCAGGAAACAAGTTTTAAGATGCTGCAGCTCCATTGCACGTCATTCATATCTAGGAATCGTAAATAGAGAGAGGATGCGTTCTCCTAATACTGGTCATCATCAACATATAACGAATTATGGTGGCCAGGATATTTGAACCAGTAATTAGCACCACCTTCCTCCGAAAGATCAGGTTCGCAGCCTTCCCTCTAGAAGAGAATTGAGCAACATCGGACGCTCTTTGAAATTTGAATCGGGCGAGTTGGATTCAGTATTACAACTAGATCGCTATAAGCACCGTTCCAAGAATTGGCAACAGGAGATAAGGCATAAACTGACAACAAGCATCTTTGCCAGAGCTGTTGGCTTTTGGCCTCGTCGAAGAGTTCAACTCTGGCCAGAAAAGACTGGGGCAAGGGAGCCCTTTTTGGGTAACGTTGCAATGTGGTGGAACAATCATaaggaaaaagaagcaaaTGAGCGGTACGAGCTGATAACCGGAAACTATGTCTCAAATTCTAAATTTCAGATCTTTGGGAAGAATCACCCAGAAGATGACTGGCTTGCAGCTTCACCAGACGGAGTAGTTAGTGCTAGAGATCAAGTGCCTATTGGTCGATGAAAATGCGAACCAAGCTTCACCCTGCAGGCTGATTCCCCTCTACTATATCCCTCAATAGCATGGTTTGATGGAAATCTTAAACCGGGATTGGATGGATTTTTACGTTTGGACAGACGAAGGCAGCAGTCTATTCAGGATTCACCGTGACAGGAAATATTGGGGTACTCTGAAGTTGGCCGTTTCCGCTTTCTGGTTGAAGCATGTGGGGCCTGCACGGAAGATTTACAATAAACATGTGATAACAAATCCCCTCTCTGAGTTAAGCTCATACCGACCAGAGCCCAGGCATGAACTCTGAAGTGATATAGTTCGGGAAAGCAAACGCATTGTAGATATTTCCGAACTTCTGATGCAGGAGATTGGCGGGAAACTGCTAAACTGACCCATTTGGGTGTATCTTGGTTAAGCATTTCTGTTATCCATTATTGCAATACCAGCGGAAACCATGTTGCTATATTACAATGTGGGAGATAAATATGTTGCTGCCGGGAATGAGACAGAAATCCCTCTCCGGACTCAAGCAGCTTACTTGAGTTCTTTAAAGGGGGAACATCATAAGTTTAGTTTGCAATGTTCATGTCTGTTCGTTCCTaaagattttcttcatttctattatttttggTATTTGGCTTAAGCCTATAAATAAGTAAAGCACTGAGTTCCTAAAAATCAAGCGAGGATAGAGTTGCACACAAATAACTTCAAGAACAAGAATGAAGTAGAGAGTGCTTAAAGAGGAGGAATGGGCAATCCTAGTCGCTCAAAGTACACTGTGACAGTCCAGAATGCTTTGGGCTTTCTTCAAGACTTCCAGTCTATTATATAGTAGTCTAGGATCAATAGAAAGAAACCACTTGTCGGTAATAGATTGGATGAGCTCTCGACATTAATTTGCTAATTGGATTTGCACCAAGCCCATAACGTGCTTCTTGACAAGTCCCAATCCGAGCCCACcaagcaaaaactctctaaTA
The sequence above is drawn from the Punica granatum isolate Tunisia-2019 chromosome 5, ASM765513v2, whole genome shotgun sequence genome and encodes:
- the LOC116206619 gene encoding glycine-rich RNA-binding protein 4, mitochondrial-like isoform X1, which codes for MMLSWSWTSSSSIELPQSAITAAAVKPSISIPLSLTRNSRNAHSPSPKFRFAINHRSSVRALSSCPASSSSVEQRESPSPKLFIKGLARSTREGQLKKAFSEFGEVTRVQIIRDKESEQSLGYGFIWFSSEESANFSVKEMNGKFFYGRFILVAVAKPNLHKRLENTTPYRIKEKDVREVTE
- the LOC116206619 gene encoding glycine-rich RNA-binding protein 4, mitochondrial-like isoform X3 gives rise to the protein MMLSWSWTSSSSIELPQSAITAAAVKPSISIPLSLTRNSRNAHSPSPKFRFAINHRSSVRALSSCPASSSSVEQRESPSPKLFIKGLARSTREGQLKKAFSEFGEVTRVQIIRDKESEQSLGYGFIWFSSEESANFSVKEMNGKNQGKGRTRSD
- the LOC116206619 gene encoding glycine-rich RNA-binding protein 4, mitochondrial-like isoform X2; amino-acid sequence: MMLSWSWTSSSSIELPQSAITAAAVKPSISIPLSLTRNSRNAHSPSPKFRFAINHRSSVRALSSCPASSSSVEQRESPSPKLFIKGLARSTREGQLKKAFSEFGEVTRVQIIRDKESEQSLGYGFIWFSSEESANFSVKEMNGKFFYGRFILVAVAKPNLHKRLENTTPYRF